Within Desulfurobacterium thermolithotrophum DSM 11699, the genomic segment CTCAAGGTTATATCACTTCTACAAAAGATAGACAGATGACTGTTATGGAGTTAATTGCAGATATTCCAAGGTTTGAAAGACTTTTTCCTGTTGGAAGGCTTGACAAAGATGCAGAAGGGTTACTCCTTATAACAAACGATGGAGAACTTGCACATCGTTTAACTCATCCAAAGTGGAAAGTTCCAAAAGTTTACTTTGTTGTAGTTGAAGGTAAACTGAATGAAGAAAATTTAGAGCCTTTAAAGAAAGGTATTGAGCTTAAAGATTTCAGAGCAAAACCTGCAAAGGTAAGAATATTAAAGGCAGAGGAAAGTGAATCAGAAGCAGAAATAGAAATTACTGAAGGCAAATACCATCAGGTAAAGAGAATGTTTGAAAAAATAGGTCATCCTGTAAAATACCTAAGAAGAATCCAGTTTGGAAACCTTAAATTAGGTAATCTTCCCGTTGGTGAGTATAGATTTTTAACTAAAGAAGAACTAAAGGAGTTAAAAAAATCAGTAGGACTTGAGTAATTGCTTTTTGCAGTTTTCAACAATTTTTTCACTGTTAATAAAGCACTCTTCAACTTCTTGAATTGTTAGTCCTGCTCCAATTCCAACCTTTATCGCAAAGCTTCTTGGTATTAAATCTCCTGGGGAATGAGTATCTGTATTGATAACAAGTTTTGCGCCAATTTCTTTAGCAAGTTTTGCCACATGGCCGTTTGTTATGTTATGTCCTTTTCTTGATGTTATTTCAAGATAAATACCATTTTCCACTGCAAGTTCAACTTCCTCTTTTGTTATTAGTCCTGGATGAGCAAGAATATCTGCTTTCCCTTCAATTGCAGCTCTGTTTGTTCCAGAAGCAACAGGCTCAACAACAGTTTCTCCATGAACAACTACTAATTTGGCTCCTGTTTCTCTACACTTTTGAATCAATTCAGGAATCTTAACAGGAGGAACATGGGTAATTTCAACTCCAGGAATAACTGTTAAAGATGTGTTTTCATTTAAAATATCCACTGTTTCATAAAGCCTTTCAAGAACAAACCTGTAGTTTGAATAATCAACGTGATCTGTTATTGCCAGAGCTCTATATCCTATACTTTCAGCTCTTCTTACAAGTTCACTTGGAATGAGTTCTCCATCGCTAAAGATTGTGTGGGTATGTAGATCTATCATCAAAATTCCTTTTAATCTTCAAATTTTTTGGAATTATAAGTCGAAAGCTTCCCAATATCAAATATATGATAACCATTTTATCTTGATTGGGCAAGAATTATCCATACTGGTGATGGAAAATCATTATTAGGTGTAGCATTGGGACAATCTAAGTCTTGAAGTTCATATCCCTGAAAACTTTTTTTATAGTAAATTGTATCCGTTTCACTCTGATAGGCATAGATTTTATCTCCCATTTTGTGTTTTGTGCAAAAGTTTGCATAATCTCTATATACCTTAGCTACTGCTTTAATATTCTTAGATAAGTATCTATGCTCAAACTCTCCAACTTTAACAACATTTTCTGAAGTAATATTAAAAGTAGAAAAAGCTATAAAGTTTTGATTAATAGAATAGTACGAAAGTTCATCATTAATTAAGTTTTTTAAATCATATAAAGCATTGTTATCGTAAGCATTTATTCTAAACAACCTATAACTTACAATAGATATAGAAAACAAAATAGATATTACAGTAATTACAATTAAAAGCTCAATGAGTGTAAATCCCTCATTTTTTATTTTCATTTTTAATTCCCAAAACTATTAGAAAAGAAAGGAGGGAATTTCCCCTCCTCTTCTACAAATAGAAATATTCAATATTAGTAGGAAATAGCACTGCTCTTGTGGTTACATATTGTTGAATTATTTTCATAAAAAGTTGGTTCTCCACCTTCTGTGGAATTATAGTAAACACAATCGTTATTTCCAAAATGCTCATTATAAACTTCTAAAGTAAATGAGTTATTATTTGGAACATTAATGTAAATTTTGTTACCTTTAGAAGTTTTGATTCCCAGTTTTGTTCCGTTATCTGTGTAATTATCGTTCTCTGCAAAGTAAGCTTCTTCTGCAGCAATTACATTGTGAGCATCAGACTTCATAGCCGCAATATATGCCTTCTCCTTATACTTACTAAACTGAGGCACTGCAATTGCTGCTAAGATTGCTATAATAGCAATAACAATGAGAAGCTCAACAAGTGTAAACCCTTTTCTTAACTCTTTACTTCTTAACGATTTCTTCACCAACATAAAACCTCCTCCTTTTAAAATTTTTTTGTACTTTTAAAAGTATATCAAAAGTATATCACTTTTTCGTATATAACTTTTTTCTCATTCTATCTTTTAAAAAGTAATCTATCGTTTCTACTCTAATCTTTATAGAACCGGCAGGACGGTTTTCATCTATCTCGTGAAACGTAAAGTAAGGAGTATTACTCTTCTCCATAATTTCTTCAATTAAAGAATAAATTGGAGCATCATGACCACATCTAAAGTTTGACAAATCAAGAACTGCAAGATTAGGATGTCCTGCTGCATATAAAGCACCCCATACTTTTTTGTTTGTATTTTCACTGTATGCTTTTTTCCAAACATCTCTTATCTTGAATGGATCTCTTTCTTTGAATACTTTCTTTAAAAATTCTTCCTTGGTAGGTAAGGACTCTATCGTTAAAATTGGATATCCTCTCTTTTGGAGCTCTTCCAATATTCCGTGATTGATACCTGGATCGTTATGATAAGGTCTTCCAAGAACAAGAATACCTATTCTGTTCTCACTTCCTAACATTTTTAGAACTTTTTCTCCTAAACTCCTCATTTCATTCTGATACTGCTTTAAAGCTTTAAAACCTTCCTTGATTGCATTTTTATTCTCAGTCTTAGTAATTTTTAGTATATCCTTAAAAGCTTCGTACATTTCGTATTCAAGGAGCCCTTCATCATGAAAGTGAAGTATAGGGTCTACAAACTCTATTCCGTTTTCTTTAAAACTATCTTTTTCTTTCGTTAAGACTGCTTTTACTGAAATTGGAGTTCCCGTTACGGTTGGACAAGCATGGGAACCTTCAGAATCTTTGAAAGAAGGAATGAGAGTTGCTATTTTCGGGAAAAAAATGACGCTAGGTTTCTTCTTTATCAAATTTCTTACATGTGCAAGAGCAACTTTGCTTGGAAAACACGGATCAATTGCACCACCTTTTAGTTCTTCTAAAACGAGTTTTTCTGAGGTGTAGTCTGAAAAAACTAAGTTTTTAACTCCTATAGATTCAAAATAACCTCTAAAAAATGGAGTAAGTGAGTAAAAGTTTAGGACTCTTGGAATTCCTACTTTCAAAGATTTTCTTTTTTCTATTATGTTTTTTCTCGAAATAATTCCAAATCTTGTAGCTTCATAAACTTCTTTGACCGGATAGCTTTTAAAAACTTTCATTGCTGATATTTCTTGAAGATTAGGGTTTTTTTCTTTTATCTTGTTTAAGAGTTTCAAGACTCTTTTAACATCTTCAATTTCTGTAACCGTTCCTTTTTCACAAGGAGCAATTATATATCTTTTAGTTTTTTCAGGAAGATTAACGTAGATAAAGGTTCTTTGACATCTATTTGTACAGAAATTACATCGTGTAGTTTCATCACTTTTAACTTCAAAGTCTAAACTCTCGAGGGCATCAAGTCCTATAAAGTTTGTTGTTCCGTTATATTGCCTTATTGATTCAATAGCTGTACCAAAAGCTCCTGCTTCTCCCGTTATTGGATGAACAAAGATTTCAGCATCCGGTACTTTTTCTTTTATGAAATCGTATTGAGCTTTTACAGCTGCAAGATTCTTTTGAGTTCCTCCTTGAAGAAGGAATCGTCTTCCAAGTTTTCTTAAGTTCGGTTCCTTAACGACATAAAGCCAAATGTTTTTAGGAAGAACCTTTGCAAGTCCTGCCATTATCTCGTGAGGTTGCCAACCAAGCCTTTGGAAGTTAACTATGTCTTGTTCTAAAAAGACAGCACAACCAAAATTAAAACGGGGAACATAGTTAGCTTTAAAAGCAACATCTGCAAACTCTTCAACTTTGTAGCCAAACTTTTCAGCGGTTGACTGGAGAAAATAACCGTTTCCTGCAGAACACTGGGTGTTGAGCTTAAAATCTTTAACTTCTCCATTTTTCATTATCATTACTTTAATATCTTGACCGCCAACATCAACAATTACGTCAACGTCTTTAAAAAAATGTTTTGCAGATATTGTATGAGCAACTGTTTCAACAACCGCAACATCTGCTCCTATTGTTTCCTTCAGCATTTCCTTTGCGTATCCAGTGACACCAACAGAAAGAATTTGGAGCTGTGCACCTTTTTTTTCTATCTGATTTCTTAACTGCCTAACTACTTTTTTTACGTCTTCAAGAGGATTTCCGGCAGAAAGAGTATATGCTGTTGCTAACAACTTTCCATTTTCATCAACAAGGACTGCTTTTGTAGAAGTAGATCCGCCGTCAATTCCAAGAAATGCCTTTACCTTTTCACCTTTTTTAAATTCCTTAGGTCTAAAAGGTTTTATACTGTATCTTTTTCTAAATTCTTCAAGGTTTTCACCTTCTTTGAGTAATCCTCTTTCTCCCATTTTAGCTTTCAAAATTGCTACCGAACGCTTTGAAAATTCTAAGAGTCCATCTTTTCCTTTATAATAGCTTTCTTCATGTTCTCCAAATAAAGCTGAGCCAAGAGCTGCGTAGTATTGAGAATTTGTAGGAAGTAAAACACTTTTGTCATCAAATGAAAGTCCCTTTTCCTTCCAAAGTTTTTCAAGATGGTACTTCCAACCTTCCACCAGAGCCGGAAAAAAAGTGTTTGGTCCTCCAAGTAGTAAAACAACAGGACGGAGAGTATGACCTCGAGTAAGAACTGCAAAATTTTGAATGATTATTGCATTAAAAAGAGAAATAAGAAGTTCATCTGATGGAATTCCAGCTTTTTGAAGACTGTTTATGTCCGTTTCTGCAAAAACTCCACACTTTGCTGCAACAGGATGAATTTTACTAGGATCAAAGCAAATAGATGTTGCAACTTCAGAAGGAATTTTCAATTTTGATATAATTCTATCTATAGTAGCGCCAGTTCCTCCTGCGCATTTATCATTCA encodes:
- a CDS encoding pseudouridine synthase encodes the protein MRLDKLLADSGFGTRSQVKRLIKKGFVTVNGETIKDPSFNVDPQKDEVLVDGELVEYEKDYYLILHKPQGYITSTKDRQMTVMELIADIPRFERLFPVGRLDKDAEGLLLITNDGELAHRLTHPKWKVPKVYFVVVEGKLNEENLEPLKKGIELKDFRAKPAKVRILKAEESESEAEIEITEGKYHQVKRMFEKIGHPVKYLRRIQFGNLKLGNLPVGEYRFLTKEELKELKKSVGLE
- a CDS encoding histidinol phosphate phosphatase domain-containing protein, coding for MIDLHTHTIFSDGELIPSELVRRAESIGYRALAITDHVDYSNYRFVLERLYETVDILNENTSLTVIPGVEITHVPPVKIPELIQKCRETGAKLVVVHGETVVEPVASGTNRAAIEGKADILAHPGLITKEEVELAVENGIYLEITSRKGHNITNGHVAKLAKEIGAKLVINTDTHSPGDLIPRSFAIKVGIGAGLTIQEVEECFINSEKIVENCKKQLLKSY
- a CDS encoding type IV pilin protein: MKIKNEGFTLIELLIVITVISILFSISIVSYRLFRINAYDNNALYDLKNLINDELSYYSINQNFIAFSTFNITSENVVKVGEFEHRYLSKNIKAVAKVYRDYANFCTKHKMGDKIYAYQSETDTIYYKKSFQGYELQDLDCPNATPNNDFPSPVWIILAQSR
- a CDS encoding type IV pilin protein yields the protein MKKSLRSKELRKGFTLVELLIVIAIIAILAAIAVPQFSKYKEKAYIAAMKSDAHNVIAAEEAYFAENDNYTDNGTKLGIKTSKGNKIYINVPNNNSFTLEVYNEHFGNNDCVYYNSTEGGEPTFYENNSTICNHKSSAISY
- a CDS encoding BadF/BadG/BcrA/BcrD ATPase family protein, translating into MIKAGIDVGSTTVKGVLLDEKNNIVFKHYERHEAKQTEKVLKLLEKFEEIAGKDFHLFMTGSGGKDIADALSVKFIQEVNAVSLAVEKFHPEVNSVVELGGQDAKMIFWIEAGNVKRKITTMNDKCAGGTGATIDRIISKLKIPSEVATSICFDPSKIHPVAAKCGVFAETDINSLQKAGIPSDELLISLFNAIIIQNFAVLTRGHTLRPVVLLLGGPNTFFPALVEGWKYHLEKLWKEKGLSFDDKSVLLPTNSQYYAALGSALFGEHEESYYKGKDGLLEFSKRSVAILKAKMGERGLLKEGENLEEFRKRYSIKPFRPKEFKKGEKVKAFLGIDGGSTSTKAVLVDENGKLLATAYTLSAGNPLEDVKKVVRQLRNQIEKKGAQLQILSVGVTGYAKEMLKETIGADVAVVETVAHTISAKHFFKDVDVIVDVGGQDIKVMIMKNGEVKDFKLNTQCSAGNGYFLQSTAEKFGYKVEEFADVAFKANYVPRFNFGCAVFLEQDIVNFQRLGWQPHEIMAGLAKVLPKNIWLYVVKEPNLRKLGRRFLLQGGTQKNLAAVKAQYDFIKEKVPDAEIFVHPITGEAGAFGTAIESIRQYNGTTNFIGLDALESLDFEVKSDETTRCNFCTNRCQRTFIYVNLPEKTKRYIIAPCEKGTVTEIEDVKRVLKLLNKIKEKNPNLQEISAMKVFKSYPVKEVYEATRFGIISRKNIIEKRKSLKVGIPRVLNFYSLTPFFRGYFESIGVKNLVFSDYTSEKLVLEELKGGAIDPCFPSKVALAHVRNLIKKKPSVIFFPKIATLIPSFKDSEGSHACPTVTGTPISVKAVLTKEKDSFKENGIEFVDPILHFHDEGLLEYEMYEAFKDILKITKTENKNAIKEGFKALKQYQNEMRSLGEKVLKMLGSENRIGILVLGRPYHNDPGINHGILEELQKRGYPILTIESLPTKEEFLKKVFKERDPFKIRDVWKKAYSENTNKKVWGALYAAGHPNLAVLDLSNFRCGHDAPIYSLIEEIMEKSNTPYFTFHEIDENRPAGSIKIRVETIDYFLKDRMRKKLYTKK